A stretch of the Marinobacter sp. JH2 genome encodes the following:
- a CDS encoding YifB family Mg chelatase-like AAA ATPase has translation MLAIVHSRASIGVSAPEVTVEVHLSGGLPALSIVGLPETGVRESKDRVRSALLNAGFEFPARRITINLAPADLPKEGGRFDLPIALGILAASGQIPPESLKTLEFMGELSLDGALRPLKGVLPAVLAAREAGRSLLIPQANADEAALASQGDVLAASHILTVCEHLTGRAKLVPVPKPEVDAIHAAEAENAADLADVRGQQVPRRALEVAAAGGHNLLFFGPPGTGKSMLASRLPGILPALDDASAMEVASVHSVAGRPLQPGGWRQPPFRSPHHTASAVALVGGGSSPRPGEISLAHRGVLFLDELPEFERRVLEVLREPMETGEISISRAARQVTFPAKFQVVAAMNPCPCGYSGHPSIECQCTPSQVMRYRSKISGPLLDRFDLHVEVPVQAGDVLLRQGEAGESSASVKQRVLQARNRQCGRGSLNASLAGRALDRACRIEASSEQLLAQAMERLGLSARALHRILRVARTLADLDGQENLSKQHLIEALGYRQLDRQQGQSALVSA, from the coding sequence ATGTTAGCCATTGTCCATTCACGCGCCAGTATTGGCGTGTCTGCCCCTGAAGTAACGGTCGAAGTACACCTGTCTGGCGGTTTGCCGGCTCTCTCGATTGTGGGCTTGCCTGAAACTGGTGTACGCGAAAGCAAGGACCGTGTGCGTAGCGCTTTGCTTAATGCCGGTTTTGAATTCCCCGCTCGTCGAATAACGATCAATCTTGCGCCTGCGGATTTGCCGAAAGAAGGTGGCCGATTCGATTTGCCCATTGCGCTTGGAATTTTGGCAGCGTCGGGGCAGATTCCGCCCGAAAGCCTCAAAACCTTAGAGTTCATGGGTGAGCTATCGCTCGATGGTGCTTTGCGGCCACTAAAAGGCGTGTTGCCCGCGGTGCTGGCTGCCCGAGAAGCCGGGCGATCACTTCTGATTCCACAAGCCAATGCAGACGAAGCCGCACTCGCAAGCCAGGGCGATGTGTTGGCAGCAAGCCACATTCTGACTGTGTGTGAACACCTGACCGGGCGTGCGAAATTGGTGCCCGTGCCAAAGCCTGAAGTAGATGCTATCCATGCCGCGGAAGCTGAAAATGCGGCCGATCTAGCCGACGTTCGGGGTCAACAGGTACCTCGCCGGGCTTTGGAGGTGGCCGCAGCGGGTGGCCATAATTTATTGTTTTTTGGTCCTCCGGGGACCGGCAAAAGCATGCTGGCCAGCCGGCTTCCGGGTATCCTGCCAGCGTTAGACGATGCTTCGGCCATGGAGGTGGCCAGTGTTCACTCCGTGGCGGGCCGACCACTTCAACCGGGTGGGTGGCGCCAGCCACCCTTTCGATCGCCTCATCACACGGCTTCCGCAGTGGCCTTGGTTGGTGGTGGTAGTAGCCCTAGGCCGGGTGAAATCTCTTTGGCGCACCGCGGTGTGTTGTTCCTGGATGAGTTGCCCGAATTTGAACGGCGTGTGTTGGAAGTTCTACGTGAGCCTATGGAAACGGGGGAGATTTCGATCAGCCGCGCGGCTCGGCAAGTCACTTTTCCCGCGAAGTTCCAGGTGGTCGCAGCAATGAATCCATGCCCATGCGGTTACAGCGGTCATCCGAGTATTGAATGCCAGTGTACGCCCAGTCAGGTCATGCGCTATCGCTCCAAGATATCCGGGCCCTTATTGGACCGGTTCGATCTACACGTTGAAGTGCCGGTTCAGGCAGGGGACGTGTTGCTGCGTCAGGGCGAAGCTGGCGAGAGCAGTGCCAGTGTAAAACAACGAGTGTTGCAAGCCAGAAATCGCCAATGCGGCCGTGGCAGCTTGAACGCTTCACTTGCGGGCAGGGCTTTGGATCGGGCGTGCCGGATAGAGGCCAGCAGCGAACAATTATTGGCTCAGGCTATGGAGCGGTTGGGGTTATCCGCTCGAGCTCTACATCGAATTCTGCGAGTGGCGCGCACCTTGGCAGATCTGGATGGACAGGAAAACCTGTCGAAGCAGCACCTGATAGAAGCGCTGGGGTACCGGCAATTAGACCGTCAACAAGGGCAAAGTGCTTTGGTTTCCGCTTGA
- the glnK gene encoding P-II family nitrogen regulator: MKLVTAIIKPFKLDDVREALSEIGVQGVTVTEVKGFGRQKGHTELYRGAEYVVDFLPKVKVEIAIGDNLLDQVIESITKAANTGKIGDGKIFVTELQQAIRIRTGETGEEAV, translated from the coding sequence ATGAAACTTGTGACAGCGATCATTAAGCCTTTCAAACTGGATGATGTCCGAGAGGCACTATCCGAAATAGGCGTGCAAGGTGTAACCGTAACGGAAGTGAAAGGTTTCGGTCGCCAGAAGGGCCACACCGAGCTCTACCGCGGCGCCGAATACGTGGTGGATTTCCTGCCAAAAGTAAAAGTTGAAATCGCCATTGGGGATAACCTGCTGGATCAGGTGATCGAGTCCATCACCAAGGCAGCCAATACCGGCAAAATCGGCGACGGCAAGATTTTCGTGACCGAATTGCAGCAAGCGATCCGAATCCGAACCGGCGAAACGGGCGAAGAGGCGGTTTGA
- the trmB gene encoding tRNA (guanosine(46)-N7)-methyltransferase TrmB, translated as MADQNDSQDSKGENPITTRRGVRSFVLRQGRMTEGQKKAFERNWPKYGLTREDGVIDPREVFGRDSMLNLEIGFGMGRSLADMAEAAPEQDFIGVEVHLPGVGALLKEVDDRGLENLRVYNIDANDVIDLCLPEASLDRVMVFFPDPWHKKKHHKRRLVQQEFVQRIRHKLRVGGVLHLATDWENYAEHMLEVMDASQGFANAQEQGGFSPRPDDRPITKFEQRGEKLGHGVWDLLYHRTN; from the coding sequence ATGGCCGACCAGAACGACTCGCAAGACTCCAAAGGTGAAAATCCGATTACCACTCGCCGTGGTGTTCGCAGCTTTGTACTACGCCAAGGTCGGATGACCGAAGGTCAGAAGAAAGCCTTCGAGCGGAATTGGCCGAAGTACGGGCTGACGCGGGAAGATGGCGTGATTGATCCCCGAGAAGTGTTTGGCCGCGACAGCATGCTGAATCTGGAAATCGGTTTCGGTATGGGCCGGTCACTGGCTGATATGGCAGAAGCGGCGCCAGAGCAGGATTTTATCGGTGTGGAAGTGCACCTGCCCGGTGTGGGCGCGTTGCTCAAAGAAGTGGATGACCGCGGTCTGGAAAACTTGCGGGTGTATAACATTGACGCCAATGACGTGATCGACTTGTGCCTACCGGAGGCCTCATTGGACCGTGTGATGGTGTTCTTCCCTGATCCTTGGCACAAAAAGAAGCACCACAAGCGCCGGTTGGTCCAGCAGGAGTTCGTGCAGCGAATTCGCCATAAATTGCGTGTGGGCGGTGTTTTGCACCTAGCCACGGACTGGGAGAACTACGCCGAGCACATGCTGGAAGTCATGGACGCTTCGCAAGGGTTTGCCAACGCGCAGGAGCAAGGCGGTTTTTCACCGCGCCCGGACGATCGTCCGATTACCAAGTTTGAGCAACGTGGCGAGAAGCTTGGGCATGGGGTTTGGGACCTGCTTTACCACCGCACCAATTAA
- a CDS encoding accessory factor UbiK family protein, with protein MKGPQDFFAQLQGQFGQFVPDMARAAREDFETQARATVMSVLSKLELVTREEFEGQQAVLMKTREKVEALEKRVAELEQKAQS; from the coding sequence ATGAAAGGCCCCCAAGACTTCTTTGCCCAGCTTCAAGGTCAGTTTGGCCAGTTTGTTCCGGATATGGCGCGGGCCGCCCGGGAAGATTTTGAAACCCAAGCCAGAGCAACGGTGATGTCTGTTCTGTCCAAGCTGGAACTGGTTACTCGCGAAGAATTTGAAGGCCAGCAAGCCGTTTTGATGAAAACCCGCGAGAAAGTCGAGGCTTTGGAAAAGCGAGTTGCCGAACTGGAGCAGAAAGCTCAGTCGTGA